The stretch of DNA GTCCGCTGCATAGGCTGCGAGATCCCCACGCCGGCCGACGTCGCCGGCCTCACACCCAACCCCGCCAGCCGCGAGATGCTCGGACGGCTCGCCGCCGTGGGGGTCGAGACAGCGTTCGACCGGTTCGAGGCGCAGCAGCCGCAATGCCCCGCCGGGCTGCGCGGCACCTGCTGCCGCATGTGCCAGTGGGGGCCGTGCCGCATCACGCAGCGCTCGCCCCGCGGCGTCTGCGGACGCGACATGCCCCAGGTCGTCATGGCGAACGTGATCCGCTCCCTGGCGGCGGGGATGGCGGCTCACGGGCGGCACGCGCACGAGGTGGTGCTGGCGGTGATCGCGGCCGCCGGCGGCGCGGACATCCCGCTTCGGGGCGAGCGGCGCATCCGGGAGCTCGCCGAGGCGTTCGGCCTGGACGGACCTGCCGAGGACGGCTCCCCCGCCGCCCTGCCCGAACTCGCCGAGCGCGTCGCGCGCGCGCTGCTGGACGACCTCGGCCGCCTGACCGCCGAGCCGATGAGCACGCTGGAGGCGTTCGCGCCCGCGGACCGGCGCGCCGTGTGGCAGGACCTCGGGATCCTGCCGCGTTCCGCGAGCTACGAGACGATGGAGACGCTGCACATGACGACGCTGGGCGGCTGCTCCGACTGGCGCGCGATGGCGGCCCAGGAGCTGCGCGACGCGCTGGCGTACTGCTACGGCACGCTGTTCACATCCTCCCTGGCGACCGAGATGCTCTACGGCGTGCCCGAGCCGCGCGACGCAGAGGTCGACTACGGCATCCTGAAGCCCGGACACGTGAACGTGCTGGTCCACGGCCACTCGCCGGTCATGGTCGAGGCCGTGATCGACGCGGTGCGCTCCGAGCGCGTGGAAGCGCTGGCGCGCGAGGCGGGCGCCGAAGGCGTCGTGCTCGGCGGGATGTGCTGCACCGGCGACGAGCTGCTCGCCCGCTACGGCATCCCCACCGTCACGAACATCATGGGCCAGGAGCTGGTGCTGGGCACGGGCGCGGTGGACGCCGTGGTGGTGGACATGCAGTGCGTCATCCCCGGCCTGAAGATCCTCGCGGACTGCTTCGGGACCGCGGTGATCACGACCTGCGCGTCCAACCGCATCCCCGGCGCGACGCACGTGCCCTTCGACCCCGAGCGTCCCGAGCAGCTCCGAACCGACGCGATGCGGATCGCCGAGGCGGCGGTGGCGGCGTTCGCCGCGCGCGACCGTTCGCGCATACGCATCCCCGAGCGCGTCACGCGCGCCCGCGTGGGGTGGAGCTACGAGGCGATCGTCGAGGCGTTCGGCGGCGCCGGGCGCCTGGCCGAGGAGCTTCGCGCCGGCACGATCCGCGGGCTCGCCACCGTCGTGGGCTGCAACACGCCGAAGGTGCCCTACGAGCGCAACCACGTGGAGGTCGCCCGAAGGCTGGTGGAGGCGGGGGTGCTGGTGACGACCACGGGGTGTGCGTCGCACGCGCTGCTGAACGCGGGGCTGTGCGACCCCGCCGCCGCCGAGCTCGCTCCCCCGCCGCTGCGCGCGCTGCTGGAGGGCGCCGGCGCGCCGCCCGTGCTGGCGGTCGGCGGCTGCGTGGACAACGCCCGCACTCTGCGGCTGATGACGGCGCTGTCGGAGGTCCTCGGCGAGGCGATGGAGGCGATGCCCTACGCCTTCGTGGGCGCGGAGCCGGGCAACGAGAAGACCGTCGGCCAGGGCGTGAGCTTCCTGTGCCACGGGGTGAGCCAGTTCTCCGGCTTCCCGGCGCAGATCCCCGTCGCTGTGCCCTCGGCCAAGCCCGGCGCGCCCGCCGACGACCTGGACGCCGGACGCAACGAGATCGTCGAGTTCTTCGCAGGCGACGGGCTGCTCGCCGAGATCGGCGCCAAGGTCTTCACCGACCCCGACCCCGCCAATCTGGCCGGCGCCATACGGATGCACCTGCGCCGCAAGAGGCTGGCGCTGGGCTGGGAGGGACCTGGCGCCGTCGGCGGGAGGCACGGCGCCGCACGGGACGATCCGGCACGACGCCGCGGCCACGCACGGCACCACTCCGACGAGAGGAAGGACGATCATGCCTAGGAGACGGATCGCGCTGCTCGCCGCCGCGGCGCTGGCCGCGGCCCTGCTGGCGCTCGCGGCCGGATGCG from Coriobacteriia bacterium encodes:
- a CDS encoding carbon monoxide dehydrogenase, translating into MERFVRCIGCEIPTPADVAGLTPNPASREMLGRLAAVGVETAFDRFEAQQPQCPAGLRGTCCRMCQWGPCRITQRSPRGVCGRDMPQVVMANVIRSLAAGMAAHGRHAHEVVLAVIAAAGGADIPLRGERRIRELAEAFGLDGPAEDGSPAALPELAERVARALLDDLGRLTAEPMSTLEAFAPADRRAVWQDLGILPRSASYETMETLHMTTLGGCSDWRAMAAQELRDALAYCYGTLFTSSLATEMLYGVPEPRDAEVDYGILKPGHVNVLVHGHSPVMVEAVIDAVRSERVEALAREAGAEGVVLGGMCCTGDELLARYGIPTVTNIMGQELVLGTGAVDAVVVDMQCVIPGLKILADCFGTAVITTCASNRIPGATHVPFDPERPEQLRTDAMRIAEAAVAAFAARDRSRIRIPERVTRARVGWSYEAIVEAFGGAGRLAEELRAGTIRGLATVVGCNTPKVPYERNHVEVARRLVEAGVLVTTTGCASHALLNAGLCDPAAAELAPPPLRALLEGAGAPPVLAVGGCVDNARTLRLMTALSEVLGEAMEAMPYAFVGAEPGNEKTVGQGVSFLCHGVSQFSGFPAQIPVAVPSAKPGAPADDLDAGRNEIVEFFAGDGLLAEIGAKVFTDPDPANLAGAIRMHLRRKRLALGWEGPGAVGGRHGAARDDPARRRGHARHHSDERKDDHA